The window GTCTCTTCGAAGACGGCCGCGGCCATGCGCCTCGCCGGGGGCTCGGACGTCGGGGGCTGGTGAAAAACGACCGGCGCCTCCCCGGCTTCCTCGCCAGACGGAGCCGGCATGGCGACATCGGCCAAGCTCGGCGCCTCCGGAACCGGAACAAGGACGGTGTCTTCCTCCTCCGGGGAGAGATCGGCCAGGTCGACCGCTGGCCGCGCCTCGGTGCCAGACTCGGCAGCCGGCGCTGCCAGGGGCGACGGTCCACCCGCGTCGACCGCGGGCGCTGCCGCCGGGGCCTGGACGGCGCCCGGGACACCGGCGCTACCGGCCGGCGGGACATCTGCCTCGGCCTCCGGGGACGGGACCTCCTCCGCAACGGCGGCGGGCGCTGCCGCCTTGATGACATGCCGGGAGGTCCGCTCCCTCCTGGGCAGGGGCCGGTCCACCGACACCCGCACCAGGGGCTTGCCCTGCATGAACAGGGTCTGGTCGAACTGCCGGACGGCCACTTCCAACGACTTGCGGCCGGAGAGCAGCTCGGTCACCACCTGTTCCATGTAGGCGGACAGATTGATGCCGGTCATGGCCGGGAAGGCGCGGTTGATGGTATTGGCAACCTTGAAGGCATTGTCCTGGCACCGCAGCTCGCCGCGCCGGCCGATGGTCAGGTAGCCTTCGTCCAGCATCTGCTGCAGGGTGGCAATGGTGGACGATTCGATGCCGATGGAAAAATCGGCCAGGTCCACGAAGAGACTCTCCAGGGTGTAGTACTCCGGCATGAAGTCGGTGCTGGGCTCGGGAATGATCTGCCGCGGCACCAGCTCCTGCCCCGGCGCCAGGGCCTCCAGGGGGCAGTCCCGCGGCAGATTCGGATCCCAGAGCACCTCGTCCAGGGCCAGGAAGCCCGGATCGTCGATGGCGGTGCCGCTGGCCACGAACCGGCACAGACTGCCGGCAGACAGGGTAGCCTCGATGCGCTGGGCACTGGCCGGCCGCGTCTGGCAGGCCAGGCCGCGGGCCCGGATCAGCCGATAGAGGGTAGCGGCCGACGGCGACAGAGTGCCGGCCAAGGCCTCGGGCAGGACCTCCGGCTGGCTGGGGAAGATCGCCCCTTCACCGGGCTCCTCGGCGGCGCCCTCCTCGTCCAGCAGCCCCCGGCCGTCCCCCGAGGCCAGAAACCGG is drawn from Thermodesulfobacteriota bacterium and contains these coding sequences:
- a CDS encoding DNA topoisomerase, with protein sequence MIRPLVIVDSPVKAQTIKDQFADEMETFLVQAAPLKVNSQYVSRGDGSGEMTFSFAPSGASGLADEIARNLDRDIYLALGRDPRGEYWSWMVSEYVLALSKGAKAPRRLNVFALTSEALGESFKLVEPVLDQRAKAYYYRGFFNACLVKHIQRLIGTTVGPQGLPLDYTTLTMLFVLVDRELQLKELVHPPRWRVRVRLATRQGELDALLAHAAGISEDGLCKDASEGKRILDLFRDLPLTVVAVERSEAAILPRPPYQLAELLHDAVVTLGLSPGEAHEILASLFCGIPVGDRQVGLISALDRLDVASGAILASAVRRFLASGDGRGLLDEEGAAEEPGEGAIFPSQPEVLPEALAGTLSPSAATLYRLIRARGLACQTRPASAQRIEATLSAGSLCRFVASGTAIDDPGFLALDEVLWDPNLPRDCPLEALAPGQELVPRQIIPEPSTDFMPEYYTLESLFVDLADFSIGIESSTIATLQQMLDEGYLTIGRRGELRCQDNAFKVANTINRAFPAMTGINLSAYMEQVVTELLSGRKSLEVAVRQFDQTLFMQGKPLVRVSVDRPLPRRERTSRHVIKAAAPAAVAEEVPSPEAEADVPPAGSAGVPGAVQAPAAAPAVDAGGPSPLAAPAAESGTEARPAVDLADLSPEEEDTVLVPVPEAPSLADVAMPAPSGEEAGEAPVVFHQPPTSEPPARRMAAAVFEET